AACCGTGGGCATTTGTTTCGGCCATCAGCTACTAGCGCAGGCACTGGGTGGTGAAACTCTGAAAAGTCCAAAAGGTTGGGGCGTTGGGATAGCACACCATCGTGTAGTAGGAAACAAAGATTGGATGATTCCGAAAGTTGAGGAGGTGAAGGTCTTGGTGAGTCATCAGGATCAGGTCACCAAATTACCTCCACAAGCCCAAAGAATTCTCCAAAGCGAATTTTGTCCAAACGCGATGTTTCAGCATGGTGAACATGTCATTGGGTGTCAGGGTCATCCTGAGTTTACACATGAATATTCTCGTGCGCTGATGTTAATGCGCAAAGGGAAGGTACCCGAGACAGTGCTTCAAGCAGGTTTAGATTCACTCACAAAAAATACTGAAGTAGGACCTATACCTCTCTGGATCGAAAATTTCCTTAAATTACACCAAAAACCATAATTTTATCCTGTAGACAAATGAGCTCTTCAACTTCCAGCCCAATACCAAGTCGCATTACAACTTTGCTGGTCTATGGGCGAGCTCCCTTAGCACTTGCAGGCTTGATCTGTGGGATTCTTACCATGATCTTGCGCAATCCATCTCTTTATTTTTTGGGGATGGCTTGTCTTGTTATCGCTATGGTCTTTGATCTTGTCGATGGCTGGTTTGCGGCTCGATTTCAGCCCCATCACAAGCTTGCAGAGTTAGCAGAGCGGTTGATGGACAAGTTAGTCTACTCGCTTATTTTTCCCCTTGTTGCTTTTGGAATGATGTGGCGTTTTCACCATCTGCCCGAATCCAGTCCAAATCAGCACTTGGAACTGTTCCACGCTATGTTTGTGCTGTTGCTCGCCATCATTGTCCTGATGCGAGATCATTTTGCTCACTTTATGTTGGGATTCGCACAGACACACGGAGAAACACCTGGAATGCGTGAACTGAGTCGACTACGTACTATGGCGGCAACACCAGTGGGAGCTTTTCTGTATGGATACGCTTTCTACATTCCAGAAGCAGCAGAAGTCTTACCTAATTGGTTGAATCAAATTGGAGGACTTTCGCTGCAGACAATGATGGTTTTAGAAGTGTTTTTTCTGATCATCAATTTTGGATCAATTGCAAGCTACTGCCGTAAGTATGGTACATTTTGCTTAGATGACCTTTGCCTAGGAGATGTGAAGCTACGCCGGCAAATTCTCGCTACGCTACCAAACTCTCTGACCGTGATGAATGCCCTGATGGGACTTCTGGCCATCTGGTTTGCCCAGCAACAGGAAATGCATCAGGCTTATATCATTCTGGTGGGAGCTGCTTTCTTTGATAAGTTGGACGGAGCTCTAGCCCGAAAACTTGGACTGATTCAACCTCCAGATCCACAAAAGAAAAGAAACATCACCACTGGTGGTATTCTTGATGACATCTCTGATGGTGTTAGCTTTTGCCTCGCCCCTGCAATCATTTTCTATATTTTAATAGATCGGATTGATCATCCTAGTAT
This DNA window, taken from SAR324 cluster bacterium, encodes the following:
- a CDS encoding CDP-alcohol phosphatidyltransferase family protein — translated: MSSSTSSPIPSRITTLLVYGRAPLALAGLICGILTMILRNPSLYFLGMACLVIAMVFDLVDGWFAARFQPHHKLAELAERLMDKLVYSLIFPLVAFGMMWRFHHLPESSPNQHLELFHAMFVLLLAIIVLMRDHFAHFMLGFAQTHGETPGMRELSRLRTMAATPVGAFLYGYAFYIPEAAEVLPNWLNQIGGLSLQTMMVLEVFFLIINFGSIASYCRKYGTFCLDDLCLGDVKLRRQILATLPNSLTVMNALMGLLAIWFAQQQEMHQAYIILVGAAFFDKLDGALARKLGLIQPPDPQKKRNITTGGILDDISDGVSFCLAPAIIFYILIDRIDHPSIQMLPYGLIAIIYAVAGIARLIAFTLDTTPTPGFFKGIPTPGAALLVTAPFIMLEQARLSESSSLLIWIYLCSGMMVLCSLLMNFYKIRYIHAGRYFNQNPWMGRATALILVVFAFTDFFGYVALIYMLGYAISPLLIGKNSQEISNQESHNPVHN
- a CDS encoding gamma-glutamyl-gamma-aminobutyrate hydrolase family protein (Members of this family of hydrolases with an active site Cys residue belong to MEROPS family C26.), which encodes MKIGILQCDHVRSELQPKFGNYPEMFATMIHAQNPRHELLNFAACNAELPDQTDLCEAYILTGSASSVYEDLQWIRDLETFVRSLHQQKVPTVGICFGHQLLAQALGGETLKSPKGWGVGIAHHRVVGNKDWMIPKVEEVKVLVSHQDQVTKLPPQAQRILQSEFCPNAMFQHGEHVIGCQGHPEFTHEYSRALMLMRKGKVPETVLQAGLDSLTKNTEVGPIPLWIENFLKLHQKP